A single region of the Musa acuminata AAA Group cultivar baxijiao chromosome BXJ1-11, Cavendish_Baxijiao_AAA, whole genome shotgun sequence genome encodes:
- the LOC103971474 gene encoding 4-coumarate--CoA ligase-like 3 encodes MHRNLIATVELFVRLEASLYSSESWRNVYLTAIPMFHVYGLSLFSMGLLSLGSTIVVMRKFDVEEAVRAIDAFKVTHFPTVPPIMTALIRAKGATGCRLQSLVQVSCGAAPIAPKTIHDFLKAFPHVDFIQGYGSTESAAVGTRGFNTTNCKRHISVGLLAPNMQAKIIDLETGSCLPPGTSGELLLHGSAIMKGYLNDDNATSSAIIEDGWLKTRDIAYFDGDGYLYILDRLKETIKYKGFQIAPADLEALLIAHPDIVDVAVTAAKNEEAGEIPVAFVVTRSGSKRSSTDVIEFVAKQVTPFKKVREVVFVNSIPRSPAGKTLRRKLRDTLAASRM; translated from the exons ATGCACAGGAACCTTATTGCTACGGTGGAGCTTTTTGTTCGACTCGAAGCTTCACTGTATAGTAGTGAGAGCTGGAGGAATGTTTACCTCACAGCCATCCCCATGTTCCATGTGTATGGTCTTTCCCTCTTCTCCATGGGGCTCCTGTCGTTGGGATCCACCATTGTGGTGATGAGAAAGTTCGATGTGGAGGAGGCAGTTCGAGCTATCGATGCGTTTAAGGTCACTCATTTTCCTACTGTCCCACCGATAATGACCGCCCTGATAAGGGCCAAGGGTGCCACGGGCTGCCGATTACAGTCCCTCGTGCAGGTTTCATGTGGAGCGGCTCCGATTGCCCCAAAAACTATTCATGACTTCTTGAAGGCATTTCCTCATGTTGATTTCATTCAG GGGTATGGCTCGACAGAATCTGCTGCAGTAGGAACTCGTGGTTTCAATACAACAAATTGTAAAAGGCATATTTCTGTGGGATTGCTAGCTCCAAACATGCAAGCTAAAATTATTGATTTAGAGACAGGGTCTTGTTTGCCTCCTGGTACAAGTGGAGAGCTGTTGCTTCATGGATCAGCCATTATGAAAG GCTACTTAAATGATGATAATGCAACTTCATCAGCAATCATCGAGGATGGTTGGTTAAAAACAAGGGATATTGCATACTTTGATGGAGATGGATACTTGTATATATTGGACCGTCTGAAAGAGACCATCAAATACAAAGGATTTCAG ATAGCACCAGCTGATTTGGAAGCCTTGTTGATTGCACATCCTGACATCGTGGATGTTGCAGTGACAGC GGCTAAGAACGAAGAAGCTGGGGAGATACCAGTGGCATTTGTAGTTACGAGGTCAGGAAGCAAGCGTTCATCCACTGATGTTATCGAGTTTGTGGCAAAGCAG GTGACTCCCTTTAAGAAGGTTAGAGAGGTGGTCTTCGTCAACTCGATTCCCCGATCACCAGCAGGGAAGACATTAAGAAGGAAACTGCGAGACACTTTAGCTGCTTCAAG